One window of the Pedobacter ginsengisoli genome contains the following:
- a CDS encoding Gfo/Idh/MocA family protein produces the protein MEETKKDQNATNRRSFLKTSAIAASAFMIVPRHVLGGKGFLAPSDRLIVAGIGAGGKGQSDIAEFAKSGKADIGFLCDVHDSRAANSVKAFPKAKYYRDWRELMDKEAKNFDAVSVSTPDHNHAIIALAAMQLGKHVYVQKPLTHDIYEARTLTAAAKKYKVVTQMGNQGASNDGPRQMKEWYDAGLIGDVHTVYAWTDRPVWPQGIPWSANKAQVPSDLDWDLWLGTAPYKDYVDKLVPFNWRGWWDYGTGALGDMGCHLLEAPFSVLNLKYASEVQASVGSVYVDEFKRGYFPDSCPPSSHVTLKFPKTNKTKGDVTVHWMDGGIQPERPEELQANETFGDGGNGTLFIGTKGKMMAETYSANPKLLPLSRNKDIKVAQKFARVQGGAGGHYKQWVEAAIAGYGKQEVSSPFEIAGPLTEALLMANLAIRGVDVQRKNSEGKISYPGRNIKLLWDNDLMKVTNLDDVNQFVKREYRKGWTLGA, from the coding sequence ATGGAAGAAACAAAAAAAGATCAGAATGCTACAAACAGACGTAGTTTTCTAAAAACATCAGCTATTGCTGCATCTGCATTTATGATAGTTCCCCGTCATGTTTTAGGCGGAAAAGGATTCTTAGCTCCAAGCGACAGATTAATTGTTGCAGGGATAGGTGCAGGCGGTAAAGGCCAGTCTGATATTGCGGAATTTGCAAAAAGCGGAAAAGCTGATATAGGCTTTTTATGCGACGTGCATGATTCAAGAGCTGCGAACAGTGTTAAAGCCTTTCCAAAAGCTAAATATTATAGAGACTGGCGTGAATTGATGGATAAAGAAGCTAAAAATTTTGATGCTGTTTCTGTTTCTACTCCAGATCATAACCATGCCATTATTGCCCTTGCAGCAATGCAATTAGGCAAACATGTGTATGTGCAAAAACCTTTAACCCACGATATTTATGAAGCAAGAACTTTAACAGCTGCTGCGAAGAAATATAAAGTGGTTACTCAAATGGGAAATCAGGGTGCATCTAATGACGGCCCGAGACAAATGAAAGAATGGTATGATGCAGGATTGATTGGAGACGTACACACGGTTTATGCATGGACAGATCGTCCGGTATGGCCTCAGGGTATTCCATGGTCAGCTAATAAAGCACAGGTACCATCAGATCTTGATTGGGATCTTTGGTTAGGTACTGCCCCATATAAGGATTATGTAGATAAATTGGTCCCGTTTAACTGGCGTGGCTGGTGGGATTACGGAACTGGTGCACTTGGTGATATGGGCTGCCACCTGCTTGAAGCTCCGTTTAGCGTTTTAAATTTAAAATATGCAAGCGAAGTACAGGCTAGTGTTGGTTCTGTATATGTTGATGAATTTAAAAGAGGATATTTCCCTGATAGCTGTCCCCCATCAAGCCATGTAACATTGAAATTTCCTAAAACAAATAAAACTAAGGGTGATGTTACAGTACACTGGATGGACGGTGGTATTCAACCTGAAAGACCTGAAGAATTACAAGCCAACGAAACCTTTGGAGACGGTGGTAACGGAACCTTGTTTATTGGTACAAAAGGTAAAATGATGGCCGAAACCTATAGCGCAAATCCGAAATTACTTCCATTAAGCAGAAACAAAGATATCAAAGTAGCACAAAAATTTGCCCGCGTTCAAGGTGGTGCAGGTGGTCACTACAAACAATGGGTAGAAGCCGCTATTGCCGGTTACGGTAAGCAGGAAGTAAGTTCTCCTTTTGAAATTGCAGGCCCACTGACAGAAGCCTTATTAATGGCAAATCTTGCAATACGCGGTGTTGATGTTCAACGTAAAAACAGCGAAGGAAAAATCTCTTATCCTGGCCGTAACATCAAATTACTTTGGGATAATGACCTGATGAAGGTTACTAACCTTGATGATGTGAACCAATTCGTGAAACGTGAATATCGCAAAGGCTGGACTTTGGGCGCATAA
- a CDS encoding DUF1080 domain-containing protein: MKKYIFSALILATIMSCSSTKNQKGAKGFTKLFDGKTTTGWHSYGKTTAGSKWKVEDGTLHFDPNGQNDGGGDLVTDKEYSNFHLKLEWKVAPKANSGIIFYVHEDPKKYGATYSTGLEMQVLDNDGHPDGKITKHRAGDLYDLVKSNSEPVKPVGEWNTAEIISNNGALELRLNGVKVVTTTLWDENWKNMVSKSKFAGWEGFGTFKSGKIALQDHGDAVWYRNIVIKEL; encoded by the coding sequence ATGAAAAAATACATTTTCTCTGCGCTGATCTTAGCAACAATAATGAGCTGCAGTAGTACAAAGAATCAAAAAGGAGCAAAGGGTTTTACCAAATTATTTGATGGTAAAACCACTACCGGCTGGCACAGTTACGGAAAAACAACCGCCGGTAGTAAATGGAAAGTAGAAGATGGAACACTTCACTTTGATCCAAACGGGCAAAATGATGGCGGAGGTGATTTAGTGACTGATAAGGAATACAGCAATTTCCACTTAAAACTGGAATGGAAAGTAGCTCCTAAAGCGAATAGTGGTATTATTTTCTACGTACATGAAGATCCTAAAAAATATGGTGCTACATACAGTACAGGCTTAGAAATGCAAGTTCTGGATAACGACGGTCATCCGGATGGAAAGATAACAAAGCACAGAGCAGGGGATTTATACGATCTTGTAAAAAGTAACTCTGAACCGGTAAAACCTGTTGGAGAATGGAATACAGCTGAAATAATCAGCAATAATGGAGCGCTTGAATTAAGACTCAATGGTGTAAAAGTAGTAACTACTACACTTTGGGATGAGAATTGGAAAAACATGGTCTCAAAAAGCAAATTTGCCGGATGGGAAGGTTTTGGAACATTCAAATCAGGCAAAATAGCCCTTCAGGATCATGGAGATGCTGTTTGGTACCGTAACATAGTGATTAAAGAACTGTAA
- a CDS encoding nucleoside permease — MNTTNRVKLSIMMFLEFFIWGSWFVTLGTFLDKNLSASGSETAAVFSTQSWGAIVAPFIIGLIADRFFNAEKILGVLHLLGAALMYQMYNAADISVFYPYVLGYMILYMPTLALVNSVSFNQMKDPEKEFSPIRIWGTIGWIAAGLIISYVFVWDSAEALSEGLLKNTFLMAGIASLALGLFSFTLPKTPPKVAAGEKVKVGDILGLDALKLLKDKNFAIFFISAILICIPLAFYYQNAHPFLSNIGVEGPTGKMAIGQISEALFLLLIPFFFKKYGFKKTILVGMLAWSVRYLLFAYGNAGELSFMILIGIALHGICYDFFFVSGQIYTNSKAGERYKSAAQGLITLATYGVGMLIGFEVAGWITDTYKGANGAADWKMVWLIPSGIALVVFLLFALTFNDNKKIEDEVIGH, encoded by the coding sequence ATGAATACGACTAACCGCGTTAAATTATCAATCATGATGTTCCTGGAATTTTTTATCTGGGGCTCATGGTTTGTTACCTTAGGTACTTTTCTGGACAAGAATCTTTCTGCTTCAGGTTCAGAAACTGCCGCTGTTTTTTCAACCCAATCCTGGGGAGCTATCGTGGCTCCTTTCATTATTGGTTTGATAGCAGACAGATTTTTTAATGCAGAAAAAATTCTCGGCGTTTTACACCTTCTTGGAGCCGCACTAATGTATCAGATGTACAATGCAGCAGATATATCTGTCTTTTATCCATATGTATTAGGCTATATGATCCTTTATATGCCAACGCTTGCCTTAGTAAATTCAGTATCCTTTAACCAAATGAAAGATCCGGAAAAAGAGTTCTCTCCTATCAGGATCTGGGGAACTATTGGTTGGATTGCAGCCGGATTAATTATTAGCTACGTATTTGTTTGGGATTCAGCAGAGGCACTTTCTGAAGGTTTATTGAAAAATACTTTCCTTATGGCCGGTATCGCTTCATTAGCCTTAGGTTTATTTAGTTTCACACTTCCTAAAACGCCGCCAAAGGTAGCTGCAGGCGAAAAAGTAAAGGTTGGCGACATCTTAGGTCTTGATGCGCTGAAATTATTAAAGGATAAAAACTTTGCTATATTCTTTATTTCGGCTATTCTAATTTGTATCCCTCTGGCTTTCTATTACCAAAATGCCCATCCTTTCTTATCGAATATTGGTGTTGAAGGGCCTACAGGTAAAATGGCAATAGGTCAGATTTCAGAAGCATTATTCCTACTATTAATTCCATTCTTTTTCAAAAAATACGGATTCAAGAAAACAATTCTTGTGGGTATGTTAGCCTGGTCTGTCAGATATTTATTATTTGCCTACGGAAATGCAGGTGAGCTTAGCTTTATGATCCTTATTGGTATTGCATTACATGGTATTTGCTATGATTTCTTCTTTGTATCAGGACAGATCTACACCAACTCAAAAGCGGGCGAAAGATATAAGAGTGCTGCTCAGGGATTAATTACCTTAGCTACATATGGTGTGGGTATGCTTATAGGCTTTGAAGTTGCAGGATGGATTACAGACACCTACAAAGGTGCCAACGGGGCTGCCGACTGGAAAATGGTATGGCTTATCCCATCTGGTATTGCTTTAGTTGTTTTTCTATTATTTGCACTAACTTTCAATGATAATAAGAAAATTGAAGATGAAGTAATTGGCCATTAA
- a CDS encoding hydroxypyruvate isomerase family protein: protein MESESSRRTALKTIVAGTAALGVSAALPAFALEQYKSTMLKGNVNHSVCRWCFGGIDLDTLCIEAKKIGIKAIDLVGPNDWATLKKHGLYSSMCNGAEINIPDGWNDPKFHATLIKNYSEMIPKVAEAGYKQLICFSGNRRGKDDETGLKNCVEGLKQILPIAEKHNVVVVMELLNSKVDHGDYQCDNTPWGVELCKRLGSENFKLLYDIYHMQIDEGNVISTIKNNHQYISHYHTAGVPGRNEIDESQELFYPAVIRAIVATGFKGYLAQEFIPKSKDAIKSLQQAVNICDV, encoded by the coding sequence ATGGAATCAGAATCAAGCAGGAGAACTGCACTGAAAACTATTGTTGCCGGAACCGCCGCTTTAGGTGTTTCGGCAGCTCTACCCGCTTTTGCACTTGAGCAATATAAGTCAACTATGTTAAAAGGAAATGTAAATCATTCAGTTTGTAGGTGGTGCTTTGGAGGCATAGACCTTGATACTCTATGTATCGAGGCAAAGAAAATCGGCATTAAAGCTATAGACCTTGTTGGCCCTAATGATTGGGCAACTTTAAAAAAACATGGCCTGTACTCTTCAATGTGTAATGGTGCAGAAATCAACATACCTGATGGTTGGAATGACCCTAAATTTCATGCAACACTGATTAAAAACTATTCAGAAATGATTCCGAAAGTTGCCGAAGCCGGCTATAAGCAATTGATATGCTTTAGTGGAAACCGCAGGGGCAAAGACGACGAGACAGGATTGAAAAACTGTGTGGAAGGCTTAAAGCAAATACTTCCAATTGCTGAAAAACATAATGTAGTAGTGGTTATGGAGTTGCTTAATAGCAAAGTTGACCATGGAGATTATCAGTGCGACAATACTCCATGGGGTGTTGAGCTATGCAAAAGGCTAGGTTCTGAAAACTTTAAATTGCTTTACGACATTTACCACATGCAGATAGATGAAGGAAATGTAATCAGTACTATAAAAAATAATCATCAATACATCTCACATTACCATACTGCTGGTGTACCAGGAAGAAATGAGATTGATGAATCTCAGGAACTATTTTACCCTGCAGTTATTAGAGCTATCGTAGCAACCGGTTTCAAAGGTTATCTTGCTCAGGAATTTATTCCTAAAAGCAAGGATGCTATAAAATCATTGCAGCAAGCAGTAAATATTTGTGATGTATAA
- a CDS encoding sugar phosphate isomerase/epimerase family protein encodes MNSRRNFIKQAGIAVAGAALLPSFACSSTPAAVARPVGLQLWTLRELLPKDVKGVIEKVAKAGYKQVETYGYTADAGFWGLDAKAFKSLLDANGLNAPSGHFGLDGFIKSGNLDEVKPLIEGALTCNMEYLTCPYLDASLRPDADGYKKVAARLNEAAELCAKSGLQLGYHNHNFEFEKQGDTTGYEILLQETDKKNVQFEMDLYWVVRSGNDPLALFAKHPGRFVMWHVKDMDKTDNTLNTEIGSGKIDFKSIYKHAKESGLKHLIVEQENFSKDPFVSIKQSFDYVNRELV; translated from the coding sequence ATGAATTCTAGAAGAAATTTTATTAAGCAGGCGGGTATTGCCGTGGCAGGAGCTGCGTTATTGCCATCTTTTGCATGTAGCAGCACTCCAGCAGCTGTTGCTCGTCCAGTGGGGTTACAACTTTGGACTTTAAGGGAACTATTACCTAAAGATGTTAAAGGCGTAATAGAGAAGGTAGCAAAGGCCGGTTATAAACAAGTTGAGACCTATGGCTATACTGCTGATGCAGGATTCTGGGGTCTGGATGCCAAAGCATTTAAAAGCTTACTTGATGCCAATGGATTAAACGCTCCTAGTGGTCACTTTGGCTTAGATGGCTTTATTAAAAGTGGTAACCTGGATGAGGTTAAGCCTTTAATTGAAGGTGCTTTAACTTGTAATATGGAATACCTAACCTGTCCGTATCTCGATGCATCGTTAAGACCTGATGCAGATGGCTATAAAAAAGTAGCAGCAAGGTTAAATGAAGCTGCAGAATTATGTGCCAAGTCTGGTTTACAACTAGGTTATCATAACCATAACTTTGAATTTGAAAAACAAGGGGACACTACAGGTTACGAAATCCTGCTTCAGGAAACAGATAAGAAAAATGTTCAGTTTGAAATGGATTTATACTGGGTTGTAAGATCTGGAAATGATCCTCTTGCATTATTTGCCAAGCATCCTGGCCGTTTTGTAATGTGGCATGTAAAGGATATGGATAAGACTGACAATACCCTTAACACAGAAATAGGAAGTGGCAAAATAGACTTTAAGAGCATTTATAAGCACGCTAAAGAATCAGGCCTTAAACACTTAATTGTTGAGCAAGAGAATTTTTCAAAGGATCCTTTTGTAAGCATCAAGCAAAGCTTTGATTACGTAAATCGCGAACTGGTTTAA
- a CDS encoding aspartate-semialdehyde dehydrogenase, giving the protein MKIAVVGATGLVGTVMLKVLEERNFPLTELIPVASEKSVGKEISFKGKKYAVVNMETAIAMRPDIALFSAGGGTSLTYAPLFAEAGTTVIDNSSAWRMDPSKKLIVPEVNANELSIDDKIIANPNCSTIQMVVALKPLHDKYRIKRVVVSTYQSVTGTGVKAVEQLMNERKGITDGPMAYAYPIDLNVIPQIDVFTDNGYTKEEMKMILETRKIMGDDSIKVTATTVRIPVMGGHSESVNIEFENDFDLADIKDLLTKTEGIIVVDDTANLKYPMPKDAHEKDEVFVGRIRRDESLPNTLNMWIVADNLRKGAATNAVQIAEFLVRKELI; this is encoded by the coding sequence ATGAAAATTGCAGTAGTTGGCGCCACCGGTCTGGTAGGCACCGTAATGTTAAAAGTATTAGAAGAGCGTAACTTCCCCTTAACTGAATTGATCCCTGTAGCATCTGAAAAGAGTGTTGGTAAGGAAATCTCATTCAAGGGTAAGAAATATGCTGTTGTAAATATGGAAACTGCAATTGCAATGAGACCAGATATCGCATTGTTTTCTGCAGGTGGTGGTACTTCATTAACTTATGCTCCTCTTTTTGCAGAAGCCGGTACAACAGTAATCGATAATTCGTCGGCATGGCGTATGGATCCTTCAAAAAAACTGATCGTTCCTGAAGTTAATGCTAATGAACTGTCTATTGATGATAAAATCATTGCAAACCCTAACTGTTCAACTATACAAATGGTAGTGGCCTTAAAACCACTTCATGATAAATATAGAATTAAACGTGTTGTAGTTTCTACTTACCAGTCTGTTACCGGTACTGGTGTAAAAGCTGTTGAGCAATTGATGAATGAGCGTAAAGGTATTACTGATGGACCAATGGCTTATGCTTACCCTATCGATTTAAATGTAATCCCTCAAATTGATGTGTTTACAGACAACGGATACACTAAAGAAGAAATGAAAATGATTCTTGAAACACGTAAGATCATGGGCGATGACAGTATCAAAGTTACTGCAACTACAGTACGTATCCCGGTTATGGGTGGTCACTCTGAATCAGTTAACATAGAATTCGAAAACGATTTTGACCTTGCTGATATAAAAGATTTATTAACTAAAACTGAAGGAATTATTGTTGTTGATGATACAGCGAACCTTAAATACCCTATGCCTAAAGATGCTCATGAAAAAGATGAAGTATTTGTAGGAAGGATCAGACGTGATGAGTCGTTACCAAACACACTAAACATGTGGATTGTTGCCGACAACTTACGTAAAGGTGCTGCTACCAACGCAGTTCAGATTGCAGAGTTCCTGGTAAGAAAAGAACTGATATAA
- the dacB gene encoding D-alanyl-D-alanine carboxypeptidase/D-alanyl-D-alanine-endopeptidase, with product MLKKFFLLLLLLSQSFVYAQTPAQKLERAFNNFLADPQAKYALTSLCVLDAKTGQTIFSRNENIGVATASTLKTITSATAFGLLGKDFQYQTTLAYSGTISPDGTLKGNLIIVGGGDPTLGSWRYESSKEGVVLNQWVSAIKATGIKKIDGKVIGDDGLWGSQTTPDGWIWQDIGNYYGAGASALSWRENQFDLHLRANRADRTVTVLKAVPEMPYIRFVNELKAGAEGTGDKVYAYLPPLGNTAYLRGSWAIGISKSGVSAALPDPAFDAAFRLQDTLQRIGISATETPTTARQLTAEQKPMPVVTKKLSKISSPNLSEIVYWFNKKSVNLYGEHLLKTIAWKSGKEATTQNGAATEINYWSAKGIDSRALNILDGSGLSPGTRVTTAAMASVLFQSQKESWFPAYYESLPENNGMKLKSGSINDVSAYAGYYTDKNDNKYIIVININNYSGSGISKKLFRVLDALK from the coding sequence ATGCTAAAGAAATTTTTCCTTTTACTGCTTTTATTGTCTCAAAGTTTTGTTTATGCGCAAACTCCTGCGCAAAAACTGGAACGAGCCTTTAATAATTTCCTTGCAGATCCTCAGGCAAAATACGCATTAACATCTTTGTGTGTACTTGATGCCAAAACCGGGCAAACCATTTTCAGTAGAAATGAAAATATAGGTGTAGCTACAGCATCTACATTAAAAACAATTACTTCTGCTACTGCATTTGGCTTACTTGGTAAAGATTTTCAATATCAGACAACCCTGGCATATAGCGGTACAATCAGTCCAGATGGCACATTAAAAGGAAACCTGATTATCGTGGGCGGCGGAGACCCAACACTGGGTTCATGGCGATATGAAAGCAGTAAAGAGGGCGTTGTTTTAAACCAATGGGTAAGCGCCATTAAAGCTACTGGAATTAAAAAAATTGACGGAAAAGTTATAGGCGATGATGGTTTATGGGGAAGTCAGACAACCCCCGATGGATGGATTTGGCAAGACATAGGCAATTATTATGGTGCAGGAGCCTCTGCACTTAGCTGGAGAGAAAATCAATTTGACCTTCACTTAAGGGCTAATAGAGCCGATAGAACAGTAACTGTTTTAAAAGCCGTACCCGAAATGCCCTACATTAGGTTTGTAAATGAACTAAAGGCAGGTGCTGAAGGCACCGGAGACAAGGTTTACGCTTATTTACCACCACTTGGCAATACAGCCTATTTAAGAGGCAGCTGGGCTATTGGCATTTCAAAATCTGGTGTATCTGCAGCACTCCCCGATCCTGCTTTTGATGCGGCCTTTAGGCTACAGGATACTTTACAACGCATAGGCATAAGCGCAACAGAAACTCCTACAACAGCCAGACAATTGACTGCTGAACAAAAACCTATGCCGGTAGTTACCAAAAAACTATCAAAAATAAGCTCCCCTAACCTTAGTGAAATAGTATACTGGTTCAATAAAAAAAGTGTGAACTTGTATGGAGAGCATTTATTAAAAACTATTGCCTGGAAGTCGGGCAAAGAAGCTACTACACAAAACGGTGCCGCTACTGAAATTAATTACTGGTCAGCAAAAGGAATAGATAGCCGGGCTTTAAATATTCTGGATGGAAGCGGTTTATCGCCAGGCACCAGAGTTACCACTGCTGCAATGGCAAGCGTTCTGTTTCAAAGTCAAAAAGAAAGCTGGTTTCCTGCTTATTATGAATCTTTACCTGAAAACAACGGTATGAAACTTAAGAGCGGCAGCATTAACGATGTTTCGGCATATGCCGGATATTATACCGA